GCGAAGATAACCGGTGCCGCACTGTACGTTCTGGGTCGGATCGAAGGGATTGGCGATTCCGCAACCCGCCGCGGTGCCGGGCATCAATTGCATCAATCCTTGCGCGCCGGCTCCGCTCAGGGCCGAGGGGTTGCCCGCCGATTCGGCCATAAGCACCGCTCGAATCAGTCCTGCCGGCACGCCATTGGCCTGCGAGGCGCCAGAGACGAGCGCGTTAAGGCTCGCCGGGTCGAGCGAGTGGGCCGAGTAGGGCAAGTAACCGCCGCCGCTGCATCCGCAGAGCAGGGCAATAAAGGCGGAAATTGCCAGCAGTCGACTCATCGCAACGGCGCCTTTCTTCTCGTCCCGGGACGAGGCCTGGCAGGCAGGCCGCTAGTGCCACGCAGCGTGATGATGATTTTCCCCTCGAGCAACCTTTGCGTTGAATGCATGCCAAGATTTCGAACGACGACGTCATAAGCGATGTGCGCCGTTACGTGGAAATCATAGCCGCGAAGCCTTGACCTTCGCTGAGCTTTGCGGCACGCGTGGCAGGCGAGCGTCGATCGAAAACTACGCTGATCGAAACTACCCGGAACGTGGGGATCGCTCCGGGTAGTTAACTCGACCTTCTACGTGACGGAAATTCGCCGCGGCTGCGCTTCGGGACGCCGCGACAAGGTTAGCATGAGCATTCCGTCTTGGACGCGCGCTTCGATCCGTTGCGGGTCAACATCGTCGGGAACCGTGAACGAACGCGAGAACGAACGCCGGTCGCTCTTAGCGCTGACGGCGATCACAT
This Candidatus Eremiobacterota bacterium DNA region includes the following protein-coding sequences:
- a CDS encoding lytic transglycosylase domain-containing protein, translated to MSRLLAISAFIALLCGCSGGGYLPYSAHSLDPASLNALVSGASQANGVPAGLIRAVLMAESAGNPSALSGAGAQGLMQLMPGTAAGCGIANPFDPTQNVQCGTGYLRSLLHRYHENVTLAVAAYNAGPGAVDRYHGVPPYPETRAYVVRVLSAYHSY